A stretch of Oryza brachyantha chromosome 4, ObraRS2, whole genome shotgun sequence DNA encodes these proteins:
- the LOC102722205 gene encoding F-box protein At1g70590, whose translation MDAASRTWPPPTPSPPPFSSRPRVGPPSEPPPPLPHHHHHHNRRRRRHSKKPKPQPQPPPHPQPEPPLQQTATRSANAAGDGAGVDFSALPPELVHRALAAAGASDVAAASRACRAWRDALRPLREAAALHARGRRVKHGSSGGGAGGAEGRKAERPRALELFQRAAGLGSAAAMVDAGLMCWEEGRRDEAVGYYQKAAELGHPVGMCNLGVSYLEADPPKAEEAVRWFYPAAAAGNARAQYNLGLCLQNGKGIKRHQREAAKWYLRAAEGGNVRAMYNISLCYSYGEGFSQDQVRSKRWLQLAADCGHKKALYECGIKLCAAGDKVRSLMYLELATRRGEAAASHMRDVILESLPLVNAQRALSDADKWRPRALYTRR comes from the exons ATGGACGCCGCGAGCCGCACCTGGCCGCCCCCGACCCCCTCGCCCCCGCCCTTCTCCTCCCGCCCACGCGTGGGCCCGCCgtcggagccgccgccgccgctgccgcaccaccaccaccaccacaaccgccggcgccgccgccactccaAGAAGCCGAAACCTCAGCCTCAGCCTCCGCCCCATCCCCAGCCCGAGCCTCCGCTTCAGCAGACTGCCACGCGGAGCGCGAACGCCGCCGGTGACGGTGCAGGTGTGGACTTCTCTGCCCTGCCGCCGGAGCTCGTGCACCGGGCGCTGGCGGCCGCGGGGGCGTCCGACGTTGCGGCCGCCAGCAGGGCGTGCCGCGCGTGGCGGGACGCGCTGCGGCCGCTCCGGGAGGCCGCGGCGCTGCACGCGCGCGGGCGCCGCGTCAAGCACGGCTCCTCcggcggaggcgcgggcggcgccgagggGCGAAAGGCGGAGAGGCCGCGCGCGCTGGAACTGTTCCAGCGTGCGGCGGGGCTGGggtccgcggcggcgatggtggaCGCGGGGCTGATGTGCTGGGAGGAGGGACGACGGGATGAGGCGGTGGGATACTACCAGaaggcggcggagctggggcATCCCGTCGGGATGTGCAATCTCGGCGTCTCCTACCTGGAAG CTGATCCACCCAAGGCTGAGGAAGCTGTTAGATGGTTTTATCCAGCTGCGGCCGCAGGCAATGCTCGTGCTCAATACAACCTCGGCCTTTGCTTGCAGAATGGAAAAGGGATCAAGCGTCATCAGCGGGAAGCT GCAAAATGGTACCTGCGAGCTGCCGAGGGAGGAAATGTACGAGCCATGTACAACATTTCCTTGTGTTACAGCTATGGTGAAGGATTCTCACAGGATCAAGTGCGTTCAAAGAGGTGGTTGCAATTAGCTGCTGATTGTGGTCACAAGAAAGCTCTTTATGAATGTGGTATCAAACTCTGTGCG gCAGGAGACAAGGTCAGGTCGCTTATGTATCTAGAGCTGGCGACGCGCCGTGGAGAAGCCGCTGCCTCACATATGAGGGATGTGATACTTGAATCACTTCCTCTTGTGAATGCGCAACGTGCCCTATCAGATGCTGACAAATGGCGTCCGAGAGCATTATATACCAGAAGATGA